One stretch of Microplitis mediator isolate UGA2020A chromosome 9, iyMicMedi2.1, whole genome shotgun sequence DNA includes these proteins:
- the LOC130675120 gene encoding uncharacterized protein LOC130675120 produces the protein MAERPLPYYTAIQQVRGNTPGKKFHTLNGIAKKIIKSENQNRAMQLAVDSSELPEALKPLVQVEVARLSKQFEGICEALKSDNSAVFVRALRAKWFFNGSHENCRAQYYKERILPFVSLQIRHKIIKTLAKNLTANPATAEEFYTALTLMYEEKQAHQLLMACSESFIWSRITKHKLRLNNRIVRILFDKYPELVIKYLKLSKKSDDKFERNLRPVNLQTHASFLPRLLKEYPDTFMELIELHNNNFNIKLSRPSTDLFFKKFPDALMRYPRLFLPMLNLKVVHENVTDLQFKAVFKQQFPPDKDSFEFDKLLRYLTCLPKDDKLPLMISTFEEVYGVKLLDCYTKITVSTLLMLPREDRIELVEEILEYINKKRAKRSGVPWICFLPCDKSIRRLKLEFKHENDSNKRCEILKELIYTCQVNADSDSFLKVINYIEAKHINEPEPVLIGIFRYISTMYPLKTLTRRNWNALIKFIDSTKNKFENWYNKVPWNLIGTAVRYDLENNINKNTRSMKLLTEFYLNLWFVKWLVFSDSFQYNRICLEHFITNLMDYELPIAEYVKTSGLITLLVTIYDFNNAVTEAKSDVKVILIKDHPKLVRKVRLLLSDHIRDDIYIKNLKVAVRNLDQDLYNDCVSESVRKTEKLPKTVIPVTLQLKSTWKMLKTDPQYFEYNWEPFLNACLAGIFVPGVTNKSLLESDSFAQKFLRLSRWCQDLPRKIDGRLLENHKRGMCERDLIALAILLGGPLIELFFATFNVSDITRAPLENHATPVQKKTNWIARALSVANPPVSLDLIHKFCVNDCVESGINCLINVSRRTGVDKVISFANKLINQPEDIRKLRIRLLYMVEDAENLHINLTDLWTHETDQKVRGLLFRNVLKLFKAFPEDKNWELINKCIDGLRPDDKYTFGSLMKFDSIPNEFIVEYVRNLFSLFRRLSDEGNDSQRDVVWFYITKLLRINHNILVLLPEELHDEIIDKYVLDLSLPKKVQSAGHSYLINYIVTARDKLEDRLNRFRNIFVKIVKGNWDVPHPTKPSFYPANYFVHELIDNIIYSSLNNRTKRKLANTAARAAVDSDLKTYQDPKFFLLYTFTCIVNKVPPDELATDINRLLPKYAKSLGKKYIEIIAKHLYKCIDFCIGDRRYQMNVVDGLRGFGNDEAERLADRLMTQQFFKISS, from the coding sequence ATGGCAGAGCGACCATTGCCATATTATACTGCGATTCAGCAAGTTAGAGGAAACACACCGggtaaaaagtttcatacattaAACGGCAtcgcgaaaaaaataataaaatcagaaAATCAAAATAGAGCGATGCAATTGGCTGTCGATTCGTCGGAATTACCGGAGGCTTTAAAACCTCTGGTACAAGTGGAGGTCGCGCGATTATCAAAACAATTTGAGGGAATTTGCGAAGCTTTGAAATCCGATAACTCTGCTGTGTTTGTTCGAGCGCTCAGGGCTAAGTGGTTTTTCAATGGCAGCCATGAAAATTGTAGGGCTCAGTACTACAAGGAACGAATTCTTCCGTTCGTATCTTTGCAGATTCgacataaaattatcaaaacatTGGCTAAAAATTTGACCGCGAATCCTGCTACCGCTGAAGAATTTTATACTGCGCTGACTTTGATGTACGAGGAGAAACAAGCTCACCAACTACTGATGGCTTGCAGTGAATCATTTATCTGGAGTCGCATCACAAAACATAAACTACGGCTTAACAATAGAATAGTACGAATTTTATTCGACAAGTATCCAGAACTTGTAATTAAGTATCTAAAGCTAAGCAAAAAAAGTGACGACAAATTCGAACGAAATTTACGACCCGTTAATTTACAGACTCATGCGTCTTTCCTTCCCAGATTATTAAAGGAATATCCAGACACTTTTATGGAACTCATCGAATTGCATAACAACAACTTCAATATAAAGTTGAGCCGCCCTAgtactgatttattttttaaaaaattccccgaCGCTTTAATGAGATATCCCCGATTATTTCTACCAATGTTAAATCTTAAAGTCGTTCATGAAAACGTCACTGACCTTCAGTTCAAAGCCGTGTTCAAGCAGCAATTTCCGCCTGACAAAGATTCATTTGAATTCGATAAATTACTTCGGTACCTAACATGTCTTCCAAAAGATGATAAATTGCCTTTGATGATTTCTACATTCGAAGAAGTTTACGGAGTTAAATTACTAGACTGCTATACAAAAATTACGGTATCAACTCTTTTGATGCTTCCACGCGAAGATCGAATCGAGTTAGTAGAAGAAATCCTTgaatatatcaataaaaaaagggCAAAACGTTCCGGTGTGCCGTGGATTTGCTTTTTACCCTGTGATAAGTCAATAAGGCGCTTGAAACTTGAATTCAAACACGAGAACGATTCAAATAAACGGTGCGAGatattaaaagaattaatCTATACGTGCCAAGTTAATGCCGACAGTGATTCGTTTCTGAAAGTTATCAACTACATCGAAGCAAAGCACATAAATGAACCTGAACCGGTACTGATCGgtatttttcgatatatatCAACCATGTACCCATTAAAAACCTTAACCCGCCGGAATTGGAATGcgttgattaaatttatcgattcaaCGAAAAACAAGTTCGAAAATTGGTACAACAAGGTGCCATGGAATTTGATTGGCACTGCAGTTCGTTACgatttggaaaataatatcaataaaaacacGCGTAGCATGAAATTGCTTacagaattttatttgaacCTTTGGTTTGTTAAATGGCTAGTTTTTTCAGACAGTTTTCAATACAATAGAATCTGCTTAGAACACTTTATCACTAATCTAATGGACTATGAGCTCCCTATTGCTGAATACGTGAAGACTTCTGGATTAATAACTTTGTTAGTAACGATTTATGACTTTAATAATGCAGTAACTGAAGCAAAATCTGATGTTAAAGTTATTCTTATCAAAGATCATCCGAAATTGGTGAGAAAAGTGCGGTTACTCCTTAGTGATCACATTAGAGAtgatatttacataaaaaatctgaaagTCGCAGTAAGAAACTTGGATCAGGATCTTTACAACGACTGCGTCAGTGAAAGTGTAAGGAAGACCGAAAAATTACCTAAGACTGTAATACCCGTTACTTTGCAATTAAAGTCTACTTGGAAAATGCTGAAGACCGATCCacaatattttgaatacaatTGGGAGCCATTTCTGAATGCATGTCTTGCAGGAATTTTTGTACCTGGTGTCACAAACAAATCCCTTTTGGAGTCCGATTCGTTCGCTCAAAAATTTCTCAGGCTGAGTCGGTGGTGTCAAGATTTGCCTAGAAAAATTGATGGAAGGCTACTGGAAAACCATAAAAGGGGTATGTGTGAACGGGATCTAATCGCTCTGGCGATTCTGCTTGGAGGACCGTTAATTGAACTCTTTTTTGCAACTTTTAACGTGTCCGATATTACAAGGGCTCCGCTTGAAAATCATGCTACGCCGGTTCAGAAAAAAACTAATTGGATTGCGAGAGCGCTAAGTGTCGCTAACCCTCCAGTATCTTTAGATTTGATACACAAATTCTGTGTCAATGATTGTGTAGAATCGGGAATTAATTGCCTTATTAATGTAAGCCGACGAACGGGGGTTGATAAAGTTATTTCATTTGCAAATAAGCTGATTAACCAGCCGGAGGATATACGGAAACTCAGAATTCGGTTATTGTATATGGTCGAGGATGCCGAAAATTTACACATCAACCTGACGGACTTGTGGACCCACGAAACGGATCAAAAGGTTCGTGGACTATTGTTTAGAAATGtgcttaaactttttaaagcATTTCCTGAGGATAAGAACTGGGAATTGATCAATAAATGTATCGACGGACTAAGACCAGATGATAAATATACTTTTGGATCTCTTATGAAATTTGATTCTATCCCTAATGAGTTCATTGTAGAATATGTCCGCAATTTATTTAGCCTCTTTCGTAGACTCAGCGATGAGGGAAACGATTCGCAGCGAGATGTcgtttggttttatattacaaaGCTACTTAgaataaatcataatatattgGTTCTACTTCCCGAAGAATTACACGATGAGATAATTGACAAGTATGTTCTTGATTTGTCACTACCAAAAAAAGTACAGTCTGCAGGCCATAGttatctaattaattacattgtAACAGCGCGAGATAAGTTAGAAGACAGATTGAACCGATTCAGAAATATATTCGTCAAAATTGTGAAAGGAAATTGGGATGTTCCTCATCCTACTAAACCGTCATTCTATCCAGCAAATTATTTCGTACATGAATTAAtcgataatataatatattctTCGCTAAACAATCGTACAAAACGTAAGTTAGCTAATACTGCAGCAAGGGCGGCAGTCGATTCGGACTTGAAAACTTATCAAGATCCCAAATTCTTCTTATTGTACACCTTCACTTGTATTGTTAACAAAGTTCCTCCCGACGAATTAGCAACGGATATCAACAGACTTTTGCCTAAATATGCCAAATCTCTTGGCAAAAAgtatattgaaattattgctAAACATCTTTATAAATGTATCGATTTTTGCATCGGCGATCGGCGCTATCAAATGAATGTCGTCGATGGTCTCCGAGGTTTTGGAAATGATGAAGCTGAAAGGCTTGCAGATCGTCTTATGAcacaacaatttttcaaaattagtagTTAA
- the LOC130675121 gene encoding uncharacterized protein LOC130675121, whose protein sequence is MAEGPSPYLTAIQKVPGITPGDKFRALNQIARNIVKLVNQNRSIFNISSKIPIGLKILVQVEVVRLSEQFDGILEAIRNGDSVVINRTLRAKWFFNGSHENCRVQFYKAQIFPFVSLQSRHKIIKTLAKYLTANPAIAEEFYTALTLMYGDKQAHPLLMACSESFIWSRITEHKLRLNNRIVRILFDKYPKLVVEYLKLSKKSDDKFERNLRPVNLQTHASFLPRLLKGYPDSFMELIKLHNNNFNIKLSRRSSNLFFKKFPDALMRNPQLFQPMLNLKVVHKNLTDLQFKAIFKQQFPPDIDSFEFDKLLQFLEYLPKSNKLPLMISTFEEVYGFKLIDCYEIISGSNLLMLPRNDRIKLVEEILKKIDGKSEISYYMLWVCYLPCNESIKCLRRKIKHVDDLNLRFELIVRLLFTCQVNADNDSFVRVMDYIATEHINEPEWYFVAIFQYISNTYPVYTFRSQHWDALIHFIVLTKNKLKDCYHEIPLDLIVAAVRYDLVNNINDNTRRMKLLTEFYLNLRAAKWLVFTDSFQYNRICLEHFITNLMDYELPIAENVMTTGLISLLVTIYDFNNAVTEAKSDVKVILIKDHPKLVKKVRSLLSDHIRDDINIKNLKVAVRNLDQDLYNACVSKSVRKTEKLPKTVIPVNLKSKSTWKMLKTDPQYFEYNWEPFLNECLARIFVPGVTKKSLLEFDSLARRFLRLSRWCQDLPMKIVRRLQENFEKFKDGRDLIALAFLLEGPNLEPFLGTFGVLEATEVTFKDPAAPGMKATSVLRALSVANPPVSLDLILKFCVNDCVESGINCLINVSRRTGVDEVILFALDLLKPRPIAQPVCIRKLGIRLFCMVEDAEHSHLILANLWTHETDQKIRKLLVRNSLKLFKAFPEDKNWELIKKCIDGLRPDDIHTFESLMKFDYIPNEFIAEYVRKLFSLFRRLGDEENGFQPDVVWFYITKLLNIDKNILVLFSDELHNEIIDKYVLDLSVPKNVQSAGHSYLINYIVTARDKLEDRLNRFRNIFIKIVKGNLDVPHPTEPSFYPANYFVHELINNIIYSLPNNRIKRKLAYTATKAAVDSDLKTHRDPKFFLLFTLTCIVYKASPEKLATAINRFLPTYAKSFGKDYIEVIAKYLQEFIDSCISDRRYQIEVVDSLRGLGNDDARSLAGRLGDFRGK, encoded by the coding sequence ATGGCAGAGGGACCATCGCCATATTTGACTGCGATTCAGAAAGTTCCAGGAATCACACCGGGTGATAAGTTTCGAGCACTTAACCAGATCGCGAggaatatagttaaattggtGAATCAAAATCGTTCGATTTTTAACATTTCATCAAAAATACCTATAGGTCTAAAGATTCTGGTGCAAGTGGAGGTGGTGCGATTATCAGAACAATTTGATGGAATTCTTGAAGCAATTAGAAATGGTGACTCCGTAGTGATTAATCGGACACTCAGAGCCAAGTGGTTTTTCAATGGCAGCCATGAAAATTGTAGGGTTCAGTTCTACAAGGCACAGATTTTTCCGTTTGTATCTTTGCAGAGTCgacataaaattatcaaaacatTGGCTAAATATTTGACCGCAAATCCTGCTATCGCTGAAGAATTTTATACTGCCCTGACTTTGATGTACGGAGATAAACAAGCTCACCCACTACTGATGGCTTGCAGTGAATCATTTATCTGGAGTCGCATCACAGAACATAAACTACGGCTCAATAATAGAATAGTACGAATTTTATTCGACAAGTATCCAAAACTTGTAGTTGAATATCTGAAGCTAAGCAAAAAAAGTGACGACAAATTCGAACGAAATTTACGACCCGTTAATTTACAGACTCATGCGTCTTTTCTTCCCAGATTATTAAAGGGATATCCAGACTCTTTTATGGAACTCATCAAATTGCATAACAACAACTTCAATATAAAGTTAAGCCGCCGTagttctaatttattttttaaaaaattccccgaCGCTTTAATGAGAAATCCACAATTATTTCAACCAATGTTAAATCTCAAAGTCGTACACAAAAACCTCACTGACCTTCAGTTCAAGGCCATTTTCAAGCAGCAATTTCCACCCGACATAGACTCATTTGAATTCGATAAATTACTTCAGTTCCTAGAATACCTTCCAAAATCGAATAAATTGCCTTTGATGATTTCTACATTCGAAGAAGTTTacggatttaaattaatagattgCTACGAAATAATTTCGGGATCAAATCTTTTGATGCTTCCCCGCAATGATCGGATCAAGTTAGTGGAAGAAAtccttaaaaaaatcgatggaaaaagtgaaataagttACTATATGCTGTGGGTTTGCTACTTACCCTGTAACGAGTCAATAAAGTGCTTGAGACGCAAGATCAAACACGTAGATGACTTAAATCTACGGTTTGAGTTAATCGTGCGATTACTCTTTACGTGCCAAGTTAATGCCGACAATGATTCGTTTGTGAGAGTTATGGACTACATCGCAACAGAGCACATAAATGAACCTGAATGGTATTTCGTGGCTATTTTCCAATACATATCAAACACATACCCCGTATATACCTTTAGAAGCCAGCATTGGGATGCGTTGATTCACTTTATCGTTTTAACGAAAAATAAGCTCAAAGATTGTTACCACGAGATACCATTGGATTTGATTGTCGCTGCAGTTCGTTACGATTTGgtgaataatattaatgataacaCGCGTAGAATGAAATTGCTTacagaattttatttgaacCTTCGGGCTGCTAAATGGCTAGTTTTTACAGACAGTTTTCAATACAATAGAATCTGCCTAGAACACTTTATCACTAATCTAATGGACTATGAGCTTCCTATTGCTGAAAACGTGATGACTACTGGATTAATATCTTTGTTAGTAACGATTTATGACTTTAATAATGCAGTAACTGAAGCAAAATCTGATGTCAAAGTTATTCTTATTAAAGATCATCCGAAATTGGTGAAAAAAGTGCGGTCACTCCTTAGTGATCACATTAGAGATgatattaacataaaaaatctgaaagTCGCAGTAAGAAACTTGGATCAGGATCTTTACAACGCCTGCGTCAGTAAAAGTGTAAGGAAAACCGAGAAATTACCTAAGACTGTAATACCCGTTAATTTGAAATCAAAGTCTACTTGGAAAATGCTGAAAACCGATCCacaatattttgaatacaatTGGGAGCCATTTTTGAATGAATGTCTTGCCAGAATTTTTGTACCTGGTGTCACAAAGAAATCCCTTTTGGAGTTCGATTCGTTAGCTCGAAGATTTCTCAGACTGAGTCGGTGGTGTCAGGATCTGCCAATGAAGATTGTTAGAAGGCTAcaagaaaactttgaaaagTTTAAAGACGGACGAGATCTAATTGCTCTGGCATTTCTGCTTGAAGGACCGAACCTTGAGCCCTTCTTAGGAACTTTTGGCGTGTTAGAAGCTACGGAGGTTACTTTTAAAGATCCTGCCGCACCTGGCATGAAAGCCACTAGTGTTCTGAGAGCCTTAAGTGTTGCTAACCCCCCGGTATCTTTGGATTTGATACTCAAATTCTGTGTCAATGATTGTGTAGAATCGGGAATTAATTGCCTTATTAATGTAAGCCGACGAACGGGGGTTGATGAAGTTATTTTGTTTGCATTAGATCTGTTAAAACCAAGGCCGATTGCTCAACCGGTGTGTATACGAAAACTCGGAATTCGGTTATTTTGTATGGTCGAGGATGCTGAACATTCACACCTTATCCTGGCGAACTTGTGGACCCACGAAACGGATCAGAAGATTCGTAAGTTATTGGTTAGAAATTcgcttaaactttttaaagcATTTCCTGAGGACAAGAACTGggaattgattaaaaaatgtatcgaCGGTCTTAGACCAGATGATATACACACTTTTGAATCTCTTATGAAATTTGATTACATCCCTAATGAGTTCATTGCGGAATATGTCCGCAAATTATTTAGCCTCTTTCGTAGACTCGGCGATGAGGAAAACGGTTTTCAGCCAGATGTCGTTTGGTTCTATATTACAAAGCTacttaatattgataagaaCATATTAGTTCTGTTTTCCGACGAATTGcacaatgaaataattgacaAGTATGTTCTTGATTTGTCAGTACCAAAAAATGTACAGTCTGCAGGCCATAGttatctaattaattacattgtAACAGCGCGAGATAAGTTAGAAGACAGATTGAACCGATtcagaaatatatttatcaaaattgtgAAAGGAAATTTGGATGTTCCTCATCCTACTGAACCGTCATTCTATCCAGCAAATTATTTCGTACATGAATTGatcaataatataatatattctTTGCCCAACAATCGTATAAAACGTAAGTTAGCTTATACTGCGACAAAGGCAGCAGTCGATTCGGACTTGAAAACTCATCGAGATCCCAAATTCTTCTTATTGTTCACACTCACTTGTATTGTTTACAAAGCCTCTCCCGAGAAATTAGCAACGGCTATCAACCGATTTTTGCCTACATATGCCAAATCTTTTGGCAAAGACTACATTGAAGTTATTGCTAAATATCTTCAAGAATTTATCGATTCTTGCATCAGCGATCGGCGATATCAAATAGAAGTCGTCGATAGTCTCCGAGGTTTAGGAAATGATGATGCTAGAAGTCTTGCAGGTCGTCTTGGAGACTTTAGAGGCAAATAA
- the LOC130675122 gene encoding uncharacterized protein LOC130675122, producing the protein MAEEPSPYLSAIQKVAGSTPGDKFETLYSITKKIIESENQNASMPLTVDSSELPEALKPLVQVEVARLSEQFEGICKALKSDDSAVFVRAFRAKWFFNGSHENCRVQYYKERIFPYVSLQSRHKIIKTLAKNLTAKPAIAEEFYTALTLMYGEKQAHPLLKACSESFIWRHITKHKLRLNNGMVRILFDKYPGIVVKYLNLSKKSDDEFERNLRPVNLQSHASFLPRLLKEYPDTFMELIEMHNNNFNIKLSRRSTNLFFKKFPDALMRNPQLFQPMLDLKVVHKNLTDLQFKAIFKQQFPPDIDSFEFDKLLQFLEFLPKDDKLHLMTSTFEEVYGVKLLDCTEKITPSALSTLPRVDQMKLAKVILQKMKKSTPKSSITPWIVYLPCHGLLRHWMLIIKGTLKVADREELMKQLISTCQVNADNDSFLKVIDFIAAKHMIEPASFLWSIIDYISRTYPINTLTDQQWKAVTKSIVATYNRHKCLHEQIPLDLIIAAVRGDLDRSITKNTGTMTILTRLYRTRGLTDWRVFKDNLRYDRICLEHFITNVLKAIRSSMSAPENLLIHLLLSIKDFNDEVTAAESDVEVIRIEEYPELVDRVWPVIDGHVGNCSFIRNLKVVVRNLDQDLYDYLVSKSVRKCEKLPQVIISDLKSKHTWRMLKTDPQCFDYYWRIILKECVQKIHKICGKCKSCSETDPLARRFVRMSRWCQDLPINFVEQLLKNVKRHEKGRDLITLALLLEGPELERIITTSITAAIRRIPDGNYAQIGLELTCSVPRALSVANPPVSLDFMVNYCVGNCKHASIEYIVPVSRRTACSKVTSFAMDLLRSRPIAKPVSIRKLGIRLLCMVENAEHLHITLANLWTHETDQKIRKLLFRNVLKLFEAFPNDKNWELIKKCIDGLRPDDKYTFGSLMKFDYIPNEFIAEYVRKLFSLFRRLGDERNDSQRDVVWFYITKLLNIDKNILVLFSDELHNEIIDKYVLDLSLPKKVQSAGHSYLINYIVTARDKLEDRMNRFRNIFVKIVKGNLDVPHPTEPSFYPANYFVHELINNIIYYLPNNRLKRELANTATRAAVDSGLKTHQDPTFFLLYTFTSIVYKASPEELATAINGLLPKYAKAFGKNYIEIIANYLREFIDFCIGDRQYQTEVVDSLQDLGNDDARSLADRLMVVI; encoded by the coding sequence ATGGCAGAGGAACCATCACCATATTTGAGTGCGATTCAGAAAGTTGCAGGAAGTACACCGGGTGATAAGTTTGAGACATTATACAGCatcacgaaaaaaataattgaatcagAAAACCAAAATGCTTCGATGCCATTGACTGTCGATTCGTCGGAATTACCGGAGGCTTTAAAACCACTGGTGCAAGTGGAGGTCGCGCGATTATCAGAACAATTTGAGGGAATTTGCAAAGCTTTGAAATCCGATGACTCTGCTGTGTTTGTTCGAGCTTTCAGGGCCAAGTGGTTTTTTAATGGCAGCCATGAAAATTGTAGGGTTCAGTACTACAAGGAACGAATTTTTCCGTACGTATCTTTGCAGAGTCgacataaaattatcaaaacatTGGCTAAAAATTTGACCGCGAAACCTGCTATCGCCGAAGAGTTTTATACTGCGCTGACTCTGATGTACGGAGAAAAACAAGCTCACCCACTACTGAAAGCTTGCAGTGAATCATTTATCTGGAGACACATCACAAAACATAAACTACGGCTTAATAATGGAATGGTACGAATTTTATTCGACAAGTATCCAGGAATTGTAGTTAAATACCTGAACCTAAGCAAAAAAAGTGATGACGAATTTGAACGAAATTTACGACCCGTTAATTTACAGTCTCATGCGTCTTTTCTTCCCAGATTATTAAAGGAATATCCAGACACTTTCATGGAACTCATCGAAATGCATAACAACAACTTCAATATAAAGTTAAGCCGCCGGagtactaatttattttttaaaaaattccccgaCGCTTTAATGAGAAATCCACAATTATTCCAACCAATGTTAGATCTTAAAGTCGTACATAAAAATCTCACTGACCTTCAGTTCAAGGCCATTTTTAAGCAGCAATTTCCACCCGACATAGATTCATTTGAATTCGATAAATTACTTCAGTTCCTAGAATTCCTTCCAAAAGATGATAAATTGCATCTAATGACTTCTACATTCGAAGAAGTTTACGGAGTTAAATTGCTAGATTGTACCGAAAAAATTACACCATCAGCTCTTTCAACACTTCCACGCGTTGATCAGATGAAGTTAGCAAAAGTAATCCttcaaaaaatgaagaaaagtACTCCAAAAAGTTCCATTACGCCTTGGATAGTCTACTTGCCCTGTCATGGGTTACTAAGGCACTGGATGCTAATTATTAAAGGCACATTGAAGGTAGCCGATCGAGAGGAGTTAATGAAGCAATTAATCTCCACGTGCCAAGTCAATGCCGACAATGATTCGTTTCTTAAAGTTATCGACTTCATCGCAGCAAAGCACATGATTGAACCTGCATCGTTCTTGTGGAGTATTATCGACTACATATCAAGAACATACCCCATAAATACTTTGACAGACCAGCAATGGAAAGCGGTGACTAAATCAATCGTTGCAACCTACAATAGGCACAAATGTTTGCACGAGCAGATACCATTGGATTTGATCATCGCTGCAGTTCGTGGCGATTTGGATAGAAGTATTACTAAAAACACCGGGACTATGACAATACTTACAAGATTGTATCGGACACGTGGGCTAACCGATTGGCGAGTTTTCAAAGACAATCTTCGATACGATAGAATCTGCCTTGAACACTTTATCACTAATGTATTGAAAGCCATTCGCAGCAGCATGAGTGCACCCGAAAATCTActaatacatttattattatccatTAAAGACTTTAATGACGAGGTCACTGCAGCGGAATCTGATGTTGAAGTCATTCGTATTGAAGAATATCCGGAATTGGTGGATAGAGTGTGGCCAGTTATTGATGGTCACGTTGGGAATTGTTCGTTCATAAGAAACCTCAAAGTCGTTGTAAGAAACTTGGATCAGGATCTCTATGACTATTTGGTCAGTAAAAGTGTAAGGAAATGCGAAAAATTGCCTCAAGTTATAATCAGTGATTTGAAATCAAAGCATACTTGGAGAATGCTTAAGACCGATCCGCAatgttttgattattattggagaattattttaaaggaatgtgttcaaaaaattcataaaatttgtggTAAGTGCAAATCTTGTTCGGAGACGGATCCCTTAGCTCGAAGATTTGTTAGAATGAGCCGGTGGTGTCAGGATTTGCCGATAAACTTTGTTGAACAGCTACTCAAAAACGTTAAACGGCATGAAAAAGGTCGGGATCTGATTACTTTGGCACTACTGCTTGAAGGACCGGAATTGGAGCGCATCATAACTACTTCTATCACGGCCGCTATTAGGAGAATTCCTGATGGAAACTACGCCCAGATTGGCTTGGAATTGACTTGTTCTGTTCCGAGAGCCCTAAGTGTCGCTAATCCCCCGGTATCTTTGGATTTTATGGTTAACTACTGCGTCGGTAATTGTAAACACGCGTCGATTGAATATATTGTTCCTGTAAGCCGACGAACGGCCTGTTCTAAAGTTACTTCGTTTGCAATGGATCTGTTGAGATCAAGGCCGATTGCTAAACCGGTGTCTATACGAAAACTCGGAATTCGGTTATTGTGTATGGTCGAGAATGCCGAACATTTACACATTACCCTGGCGAACTTGTGGACCCACGAAACGGATCAGAAGATTCGTAAGCTATTGTTTAGAAATGTGCTTAAACTTTTTGAAGCATTTCCCAATGATAAGAACTGggaattgattaaaaaatgtatcgaCGGATTAAGACCAGATGATAAATATACTTTTGGATCTCTTATGAAATTTGATTACATCCCTAATGAGTTCATTGCGGAATATGTCCGCAAATTATTTAGCCTCTTTCGTAGACTCGGCGATGAGAGAAACGATTCGCAGCGAGATGTCGTTTGGTTCTATATTACAAAGCTacttaatattgataagaaCATATTAGTTCTGTTTTCCGACGAATTGcacaatgaaataattgacaAGTATGTTCTTGATTTGTCACTACCAAAAAAAGTACAGTCTGCAGGCCATAGttatctaattaattacattgtAACAGCGCGAGATAAGTTAGAAGACAGAATGAACCGATTCAGAAatatatttgtcaaaattGTTAAAGGAAATTTGGATGTTCCTCATCCTACTGAACCGTCATTCTATCCAGCAAATTATTTCGTACATGAACTGATCAAtaatatcatatattatttgCCCAACAATCGTCTAAAACGTGAGTTAGCTAATACTGCAACAAGAGCGGCAGTCGATTCGGGCTTGAAAACTCATCAAGATCCCACATTCTTCTTATTGTACACATTCACTAGTATTGTTTACAAAGCCTCTCCCGAGGAATTAGCAACGGCTATCAACGGACTTTTGCCTAAATATGCCAAAGCATTTGGCAAAAACTACATTGAAATTATTGCTAATTATCTTCGTGAATTCATCGATTTTTGCATCGGCGATCGGCAATATCAAACAGAAGTCGTCGATAGTCTCCAAGATTTAGGAAATGATGATGCTAGAAGTCTTGCAGATCGTCTTATGGTCGTAATATAA